The genomic window TCCGGCGGCATTGGCGTGATGATGTACCACGACTACACGAATGACCTCAGGGCGTAAGACCCGCAGCCGGGGAAGCGGGAGACAGGGAGCAGGGGACGTTAGAGGGCAGGAGAGCAAGCGGGAGCCTAGAGCGAGGACGAGTTGAGGTTCACGTCTGAGAGCACAGAGATGGGGGTAACGGAACGCGGCTTCGAGATCGAGGTCGCGGGGGAGCGGGTGCCCGGGATCATCTGGGCGCCGGAGGGGGCGAAAGGGCCGCGGCCCCTGCTCCTGCAGGGCCACGGCGGCACGCAGCACAAGCGCACGGAGGGCATCCTGGCGCGCGCCCGGAGCATGGTGAGGCATCACGGCTACGCGGTCATCGCCATCGACGCGCCCGGGCACGGCGACCGGACGACGCCGGAGGCGCAGGCCGCAGCCCAGGCCGCGCTCGCGGAGCGCATGCGCAACCGCCAGCAGACCCGGCCGCCGGAGGAAATGCGGGTGATGAGCGAGCGCACGCGCCGCGCGGTGCCCGAATGGAAGGCGACTCTGGACGCCGCCCAGCAACTCGATTACGTCGGAGAGGGGCCCGTTGGCTACTGGGGCGTGTCGATGGGCACAGCAATCGGGGTGCCGTTCATTGCCTCGGAGCCACGGATCAAGGCTGCCGTCCTCGGCCTGGCGGGCCTGCGCCCTGGCGCCGAGGAGTTCGAAAAGGACGCGCGCAGCATCACGATCCCTATCCTCTTCGTGTTCCAGTGGCACGACCAGCTGGTCTCGCGCGAGGCGGGCATCGCCTTGTTCGATGCCTTCGGCTCGCGGCAGAAGACGATGCACATCAATCCCGGCGGGCACACCGGCATCCCTGCGTTCGAGCGGGAGGCCTTCGAGAGTTTCTTCGTCCGGCACCTGGGCCGCGCCGAGAGCTAAAAGGCGAGGGGACGCGCCGCGGTGGCGCGTCCCCCGCCTGGGAGGGCAGACTGGGCGGCCCGCTAGCCCTTTGCGATCGGCGGCTTCGTGTCGTCGATCCAGATGTGGATCGCCGTCTCGCTGCCGCCCGCGTAG from Dehalococcoidia bacterium includes these protein-coding regions:
- a CDS encoding dienelactone hydrolase family protein; this translates as MGVTERGFEIEVAGERVPGIIWAPEGAKGPRPLLLQGHGGTQHKRTEGILARARSMVRHHGYAVIAIDAPGHGDRTTPEAQAAAQAALAERMRNRQQTRPPEEMRVMSERTRRAVPEWKATLDAAQQLDYVGEGPVGYWGVSMGTAIGVPFIASEPRIKAAVLGLAGLRPGAEEFEKDARSITIPILFVFQWHDQLVSREAGIALFDAFGSRQKTMHINPGGHTGIPAFEREAFESFFVRHLGRAES